CTTTAGTATTGATTTGTCCCTCCAgttttctaaaaattttcagatATAATTGAAGTATATTACCTCTACTTGTAAGAAGTATATTATCTATATTAATGTATAATTTCATAAATGCAATGAACTAAAAGCGGTAGAATGGAAAactataagtaaatatatgtgcAGAGCTATAAGTCATATGTCAATATCTTTTTGAACATGCATATGCTAGAGCTATTTATCATACGAAAGATTTTATCATACAACTTTTTAACACTTTGTTAGAGTTGTTTTGTATTCATGTTTCACATGAAGAAGCATGGAATATATTAGAGATAAAGAAGAAAGAGTCAAATGTCAATGAGAAGAAGAAATGAGCCGATAGTTAAAGTTTGAAGGAGTTATTTCATTCTTGAACTTTCTATTCGGCCAAGCTTGGGATAGGTCAATTAGACTATAATTTTAAGAAACTAAGActaaaagtacaaaactaaaatataaataaagtacAAAAGTGATTCTATCACAATGACAATAAAATTGTAAGAATCTAAATTATAAATAATTCGTAAATATAAAAACAAGTTTATTTTCTTGAAAAGGAacgaaaacaaataaaaaattaattactcTTAAACATATCAACACCATGCGTATGCATTATCTGATATTATTGAAGGATTATAGTATATAAAGAGTAATTGCtatgagaaaaataaatttcaattaAACTGACATTTCAAAAAATAGAAATGAAAGGGTATTGTCAAGCAAATTCAAGCCAATGTTCAACTCCTTAATTCGGGAGGTATTCAAAACGAACATACCGTGGTCGATGGACATAGAGTTCTACATAAAATAATCTAACCGAATCATCTTTGATTATAGAAGCCGGCTCCTTTTAAGAGCACGACTTAAGTTTCTAGTGATGCAAATCACCTCATGCACTCTCAACTTTGATGGATTCCACAATTATTGGTAAAGTCTAATTATGTTACGGTATCCTAATCATAATTTccgtttttgtcacgacccaatttctcctatagaccgtgatggtgcccaacgtcgccgctaggcaagccaacgatgaaatAACTACGTGATTAGTCCTTTTTATAGGTTTTCAAgtaattttaatttaatttattaagAGAATTTATGaagtagaaaatttaataaataaaacgaaagcaactgagtgcaatcatagatatagaaatactccaaaaccataatgTCTACTAGAATGTGTGTCAAGACcttgtgtcacaagtgtatgggcactagtagaatatacaaaactctaactagtGTCTGAAAAATATAGACataaaataagtacaaaagaaaggctctaggtgctgcagaacgactcaggaagcaactcaccactaggcGCGCCGGtgtgaccgccagatgcacctgcctcagatcatgcacggttagtacagaagtgtagcgtgagtacataaacaacatgtacccagtaagtatcaagtctaacctcgaagaagtagtgacgagaggtcgacatcgacacttactatgggctaacagtaaagaaatacaaaattctaaataagcatgcgttacgtaaataataataataactcaataacaagccgaaagtaaataattctttcacgcGTGGTAAGTCCCAAATAATTTTTTGTCTTATATAATTTTAGCCTTTCAAGCCGGGGaaagatatcaaatatataattacacttcgagtgttatcacgcatgattatgccgaggttgtacgacccgatccagaataatatgtacactatcAAGGGtcgagtggcatgaaccatagatacatctatctactgccgaggcattcggcctacTCCACAaaaagagaggatactttataaacaaccgaAATAAGAGCTAATACAAGACTAATGTACAATGAAACACAATTTTATTAAGGGttaagtaacccgccaaaactcaataAGTGAAATTTGGTCTTTTAcgattcctctaacaagttccgatataatttaggcacattaattaacaagtagggtgctaacattacaagtatttcatgattcggGTCCTAAGCTACCCGAACATAAGTAtagttagtagctacgcatggactctcatcacctcgtgcatacgtagcccctaccattagaagcaaatagaaatttaaatcaactatggggtaaattccctcttacaaggttaggcaagagacttaccttgtctcaaagctcgctttctAGCCTCAAATTCACcataaagcctcaactcggtgccaaacaatccgaaactaggcaaatattgtataaattaatcaatatacgctcaaaagtaaataatttagctattagagtaattacccaaccctaattggaagatttttaaaattcacccccgggcccatgtgcccaAATTCCGGAAAGTTTTGaagaaaatcgttacccatatccttacgaactcaaatatataatttttactcaatcCCCTAACTATTTTCGtgggtaaatcccatttttatcaaaacctagggttattcatctaaacccataattttcacaaatttatatattaaaatctacccataatctatatatttatcttacattggatagaaattacttacctccaatagtTAGGTGGAAATCTCTCTCTAGGAAGCTCCAAATTCgccccaagaagtgaaataaatgaaccaaaaatgacctaagtccgaaataaatgacctcactgcctccagaacttttgcacctgcggtcgAATCTGCGGCTCCGTATCTGCAGAAGGTTCATCGCAGATGCAGTCCTCTCTTGGCTGGCCTAAACCCGCATCTGCAGAAGAatggctcgcttctacgagcccGCTCCTGCAGCACGcgagccgcacctgcgcccttcctcgcttctgcggtcctttaCCGCTTCTACATTCTCGCATCTGCACCCACCGCCTCTGCATCTGCGATTTGTGGGCTGCCTATGcttggctgcttctgcggctactggcttgcttctgcgagctcacacctgcggctggccctctgcaggtgcgattgcaccagaagctggaTGCTTCAACTATCTAACTAAGGCCAAATGACTTCCGCAAATCGACCGAATGGCACCCGAGGCTCCCGAAGCCCAACCCAAAcgtaccaacaagtttaaaatcataaaatatactcgctcgcaccctcggaacatagataacaacattaaaactaagaatcgcaacccaaaatCAATatgatcaacttatgaacttcaaattcttccaacttactccaaacgcgcctattcatacttaaactactcggaatggcaccaaattttgcgtgcaagtcttaaattatcATACAGGACTATTCTCAGGATCGGAATCATAAACGGACCTTGATAACActaaaatctactccaaaccaaattcaaagaatgtttaaaccttcaataagccaacttctaacattaagcgccgaaacgctttcgggtcatccaaaacccgattcgaacgtACGCCcatatccaaaatcatcatacaaacctattggaaccgttaaatcccgatttcaaggtcgtttactcaaaatattgaccaaagtcaaacttagccttttaaaagccaagctaaggaaccaagtgttccaatttcaacccgaacccttccaaatcccgaactaaccatccccgcaagtcataaaatagtaaaaacaaatacgtggagtcttatttaggggaacgtggatctagaaagcaaaactaccggtcgggtcgttacattctccacctcttaaacaaacgttcgtcctcgaacgggtctagaatcatacctggagtgctgaataggtgtggatatctgctccgcatatcctcctcggcctcccgagtcgcctcctcgactggttggcccctccactgaacttttaccgcagaaatcttcttggacctcaactggcgaacctgcctttcaacaatggcaactggctcctcctcataacccaggctctcatatAGCTAAACAATGCTTAAGTGTAACGCATGCGACCTAttggcatgatacctccggagcatagacacgtggaaaaccgaatgaactcccgataaactgggaggcaaagcaagctcataagcaacctctccaactcgcctcaacatctcaaatggacctataaaccttgggctcaacttgcccttcttccagaacctcatgattcccttcatcggcgagactttcaagagaaccttctcgcccaccataaatgataaatcacacactttctgatctgcgtaacttctctgtctggactgtgctatgcaaagccgctcctgaatcaactttaccttttccaaggtatccttcactaaatcagtaccgtataacttagcctcgtcgggctcaaaccatccgatgggcgaacgatatcgctgaccatataaagtctcaaatggagcaatctcgatgctggactgataactgttattgtaagcaaactcgtccaaagtcaagaatcgatcccactacccttcgaagtcaatcacacatgctctgagcatatcctccaagatctgaactgtccgctccgactgctcatcggtctgcggatgaaaggctatgctgagatccacccgggtccccaactcactctttACTACCCTCCAGAAATGCGACGTAAACTGGGCCCCCtttctgatatgatggaaacaggcacaccatgcaatcgaacaatctcctgaatgtaaatctgagccaacctatCTTAAGAATACGTGGTAACAACCTGaataaagtgtgctgacttggtcaacctgttgacaatgacccaaactgcatcaaacttccacaaggtccgcggcaacccaactacgaagtacatagtaatgcgctcccattttcactcaggtatagtcagatgctgaagtaggccacctggcctctgatgctcatacttaacctgctggcagtttaggcacctcgctacatactcaactatgtccttcttcattcgccgccaccaataatgctgcctcaggtcgcgatacatcttcgtagcacctggatgaatagaatatcgagaaatgtgtgcctcttctaggatcttctccctcaagccatcaacatttggaacacataggctaccctggagtcgtagaacaccatccccATCGaaagtaacctccttggcaccaccctgcagtactgtctctctgagaaccaacaggTACaaatcatcaaactggcgagccttgatctgctcaaatagtggaAACTGggcgacgacgcatgcaagaactctaccgggctctgaaatatccaacctcacaagtctgttagccaaggactgaatgtccaaagctagtggcctctcctcttctgaaatgaatgccaaattgcccatactctccgtctttctgctcaaggcatccgcaactacattagCCTTGACCGAATGATAAAGGATGagaatatcataatcttttagtaactcgagccacctgcgctgcctcaaattgagatccccttgcttgaacaaatgctgcaagctgcgatgatcggtgtaaaccttacaggacaccccataaagataatgcctctagatcttaagtgcatgaacaatcgcagccaactctaaatcgtgtacaaggtaattcttctcgtggggcttcagttgacgtgaaACATATGCTATAACTCGCCCCttctacatcaatacacaacccaaaccaacgtgtGAAGTGTCATAAttcacagtatacatccctgaaccagaaggcaacactaacactggtgctgaagtcaatgcggtcttgagcttctgaaagctcgcctcacagtCATCGGACCATCCGAagggagcacccttctgggtcaatctagtcaaaggtgctgtaatagatgagaagcccttcacaaaccgacgataaaaacctgctaACCCtaggaagctcctgatctcagtcgccgtggTAGGACaaggccaactttgaactgcctcgatcttcttgggatctaccttaataccctcgcctgatactacatgtcccaagaatgtcacagaatctaaccagaactcacacttggagaacttagcatataacttctgttcccgcaaggtctgaagcaccactctcaaatgatgCTCGTGCTTTTCCATGCTACTTGAGTAAATCAAAATGTTattaatgaagacaatgacaaacgaatcaaaatatggcctgaacacccggttcatcaaatccataagcgtcgtcggggcgttagtcaaatcgaaagacatcactagaaactcataatggccatatctagtccggaaagctgttttcggaacatCGGAATaccgaatcttcagttgatggtacccagatctcaagttgatctttgagaataccctagcacccttcaactggtcaaacaaatcatcgatacgcggcaacgagtacttgtttTTAATGGTAAGTTTGTTCAACtgtcggtaatcaatgcacatccgcatagtcccatctttcttcttcacaaataacatcggtgcaccccaaggcgacacactcggtctgacaaacccctttgctagcaactcctcaagccgttctttcaaatccttcaactctttcggagccatgcgatacggtggaatagatataggttaggtacctggagccaaatcaatatagaaatcgatatcacgatcgggtggcatgcctggaagatcataaggaaacacatcggagaactcccagactatgggcactgaatcaatcgccagAATCTCTGCAGTTGCATCCCGAACATAagttagataagccaaacaacccttcttgaccatgtatcgagccttcagaaaggagataacatgactagatgtactgacaaacgaacccttccactctaatataggaaactctggcatcgctaaggtaacagtcttgtcatgacaatcaaggatggagtgatatggggacaaccaatccatgcccaggatgacctcaaagttggtcatatcgagcaacagaagatccacTTAGGTCTCATGACCACATAAAGTAACAATGTaagaccgatagatccgatccacaacaactaAATCGACCACCGgtatggacacataaataggagtacacAAGGACTCACAAGGAAcgcccaggaaatgagcaaacatagATGAAACAAATGAATATGTAGACCTTGGATCAAATAGTATCGAAGAATCcgtaccgcagacagaaataatacctatcaTCACGGCATCTGAGGATACTGTATCTGGTATGGCTGGGAAGGCATATAATTTGGCTGGAGCACctcctggctggcctccacctctaggacgacctctatccacctgccctccacctctgggcggccggacgaCTGGTGGGGCAACTAGTGTTGGAATTATAGGCTGCTGAACctactgcactgccttgccctaaAACCTTGGGCAGAACCTCTGCACATGACTAaggtccccgcactcgaaacaacctctcggtacggtggactgctgacctaaagtctgaccctgatggcctgaatatccactagaggaaccctgaatagctggtgggcagtaGGAACTCTCTGACATGGCGctaaaataaggtcgcactggagcaccccaaggaagcggaggtgctggatatgtgggcgtgctaggctgacccctcacGAACTGGCCCCTGCC
This region of Nicotiana tomentosiformis chromosome 4, ASM39032v3, whole genome shotgun sequence genomic DNA includes:
- the LOC138910119 gene encoding uncharacterized mitochondrial protein AtMg00860-like, encoding MLFVKKKDGTMRMCIDYRQLNKLTIKNKYSLPRIDDLFDQLKGARVFSKINLRSGYHQLKIRMEKHEHHLRVVLQTLREQKLYAKFSKLSGEGIKVDPKKIEAVQSWPCPTTATEIRSFLGLAGFYRRFVKGFSSITAPLTRLTQKGAPFGWSDDCEASFQKLKTALTSAPVLVLPSGSGMYTVNYDTSHVGLGCVLM